GTCCAGCGAAATCAATCTCAAGCCCAATAACCGGAGCATGAAAACAGTCCCCTATGATGTCGGTATTGATAATAAGGGCCACCCCTTCATAAATTCCCGTAGGAAATATAGGCTCATTTCTTTGTGAGTTTATGATGCTCACAGCAAGGTCATTCTCACCTAAATATGTCATAAATCCTCGCTTATATTCACATTCGTATCGCCCCGATCTACAATATGCAATTTCAATTATATGAGGAAGTGAATTTTTTCGTTGAAAGCAGGAATTAGCATAAAAAGTCGTATAAGCCAAATCAATGCCCTGAAAAAGATGGTAACAATCCATTGTACCATCCGGTGTATTGCAGTCAATTTGATATTTCGTCACATTTTGAGTCTTTTCAAGAACAACTACACCCGAATCAAAAAGTCCATAATTTTCTTCGATTTTTTCATACATAATATAAAGCACTCCATCATTTTCACAGTCAAAAGTTAGTGGTATCTAATCGTAAGTATATATTATTTATCTATCGAAGTCAATTTATCAACAATGTGAACTTCCGAAAATAAATCCCCTAAATGTAGGATTTCCCCCAAACAACCAGGCTAAATTCACCTGTCGTGCCTATTTATAGACTTATTCAGTCCTGTTTTACTCATCCTCTGATGTCTCTCCTGAGGTAATAAATGTCAGGATCTCTCCATAAGAACGGCTGCTGTTTTTCATCGCTTTTAACAGTTCATCTCTCTGATATGCCATTCTTATATCGTACAGTTTTTTTAATTCATCAACCGCTTTTTCATGTGCTTCTTTCGTTTTTGCAACCTTTGCTTCTGCCTGTTCAATCTTGTATTCCAGGGTCTGTTCGCTGCTTCTTCTCATTCTTGCCATATCTTTTTTATCCTATGTTTTTCTTACTTGCTCTGTAGGATTTTTCGATTTCTTTCGCTTAATGCCGTACATTACCTTCGTTTAAACCAAAGGCATCCAGTATGGTTTTCTGGGTTGCGGTGACAGCATGCTCCAGACGATAAACGCCGTCAAGCTGACGTATCATTACTATCTTTTCCAGTTCTTTTAATGCTGCTGGAACTGTTAGATAGTTCGGTCTTTTCAACATTTTTTCGCTTTTTTCTTTTAATGCTAATAGATCCTGCTTCGCAGAATCAGGGCAATAAACTGGATAAATACCTTTAATGACAATGCTTCATCACTATATACTCGCATGCTTTTATTTCCAAGATAAGATTTGTCACTGCGGAACAGTTTTTCTGATGCATCTCTGCTTTTATATAACGCAATTGCTTCCCGTGCGTCATATTTTCTGATGAAACAATGGCAAAATATCCTGCCGGAGACAGTTCCTTTTCTACTGCTGAAGCGTTCTCTTCTGCAAGCTTCAGCGTCTTCCTATCCTTTTCAAAATTCAGGTAAAAATACTTCATGATCTCTGGCCCAAATGCTACACATTCTTTCCCAACACATCCGTCTAGATATTTTTTCAGCCGGCGTATCTTCTGCTTGATCTCCTGTTTTTCACCATATGCTTTTCCATCACTGTAGTAAATGTGGATATTTCTTTTTTTCGCATCCCCTTCGTATAACAGGTTCCTGACAGTTGTTCCATACAGATCATAACGATCAATATTTTTTATTCCTCACTAGCCCTAAAATTTGTTTAGGGGAGATTTTTTCGGAAGTTCAGAAACAATATACCGCAGAATCCATTTCACATCAAAACATCGTAGATACCACTTCAATGCTATTTCAAAAACGAAAGTTGATTGAATATTCTTGCAGCCCAAAATCAGCACCCCAATATAGAAATCGAAGTTTCGTTACTCGGAAATTGCTTTTTCTATAAGAATATTAATCAAGACCTTGCCGCAACTACGACATATAGCAGTCTTTATCAATATTCTCATAGAAATTATGATTCAATATGCATAAACGTGAATCTCAAAAGTGATTTCCATATTATCGAACAGATGATGGAAACTTATCCGGAATATACTATTCCCCTATATTATAAGCATATTTTCGACTGGCGCAAACGACCATTGTTCACACAAACTATTCAATCATATACATCGCAATTTTTTTTGCATGAATTTGAGTTGTATCAAAAATCGGAACATCCATGAAATTTTGTTGAATTAGCAATCCTATTTCTGTACACCCAAGTATTACACCAGTTTCTTTTCCTTTACAGTACTTATATATTATTTTTTTGTATTGTTCTTTAGAATTATTGGTTATAATACCCCTACATAATTCTGCAAAAATGATATCATGTACCAATTGTCGCTCCTCTAAACTAGGGATAATAATATTTACTCCATTTTTATAAAATCGCTCCTTATTAAACGATTCTTCCATTGTAAATCTTGTTCCTAACAGCAGCCCTTCAGACATTCCCTCTCTTTTCATCTCCTCCACTGTAGCGTCAACAATGTGAACAATAGGTAAGTTTACCTTCTTTTTTATAGCCGGAAGACATTTATGCATCGTATTAGAACATATACCGATAAAATCTGCACCTGCATTTTCAAGGCTTTCCGCTGCATTTGCTAATAACTCATTCGATTTGTCCCAATTTCCTTTTGATATTGTTGATTCAATCTCATAGAAATTTATACTATGTAAAATGCAATCTGCAGAGTATAATCCGCCTAATTGTTGCCCGATTACCTCATTTATTATTTTATAATACGGCACCGTACTTTCCCAGCTCATGCCTCCTATTAAACCTGCTTTTTTCATGAGCATTCTATTCCTTTCTTTATAATCTCATAAATTATATATTATTTGTTTGGGCAAATTGCAAAACATCTAACAGGGAACCCCGTTCCATTTGTCTGCTTTACAAAAATACAGAATATAATAGCTCCTCTTTCCGGAATTTTATCCAGATTTGTAAGCATCTCAATTTGATATCTGTCTTGTTTCAAGACATAACATTCCGCTTGGAAATAACGCTGTTCTTTGCAAAATGGTGGATCTGTATCAAATGTTTCATGTCCAATTGCAGTAACATCTCTTTTTTCAATTAAATATTTTACAGCCTCTAAACTCCAGCCAGGATAATGCTGTTCTCCGTATTCATCCATATTTTGAAACTTTTCCTGACTAGGCCACCTTTTTCCCCAATCGCTCCTCATCGCAACAAAAGCTCCCTTTGGAATTTTTCCATAAATCTTTTCATAATCATGAATATCATCTAGCGATAATGCATAATCACTATTCATTTTAACCTTATCACTACAATTAATTACGCATAATGGCAATACACATTCCTTAATATCAATTTTTTCCAAGGTGCGTCCATTTACATCAGCATGACCTGGTACATCTACATGTGTTCCATATTGCCCTGGAAACGAATATTGATATGCTCTTACTGGATATTCACCAAATTCCAATTTAATCTCTTTCCTCAATGACTCAAAACCTGGCCATCTTGGTGTGTTTTCACCAAATTCATGTGACAAATCAATCCATTTCATCTGCTTCAGCTCATTCAATAAACTCAACAACTCCATTTTCATCTCCCTTAATTATTAATCTTGAAAACATTTTGTTATCTTCTTACAAAGAGTACATGCGTTTTCCTTATTTTCCGTGCAGGTTATGTGATTACCCTTTATCATTTCTACGCTCATATCGTCCAAACAAGTATTTTTCCAAAATGCCAAAGTTTCTTCGTCATTATCTGGAATAAAACTAGTTGATTCCTCTGCTAATAAAAAACGTATATTTCCTGCATAAACTTCAGGCACAAACTGAGCCGCCTTAAAACTTTGTTTATACGCCGCAAATAAATCAATACACATATCTACAGGGAACTGGTTTTCTGCTTTTTCTAAAGCCATTTTCGAATATAATTCAAATCTTTGTCGTTTTTCCATACAATCTAATTTAAGCAGTATTTTTTTCAGATTTATATATTCATCAGGTAAGTACTGTATGGATCTCGATGGGATTTCTTTTTTAAATTCATTATATAAATATAGAACTGCTTTATATAATTCCTCATTGCTTATTTCTCCCAAACCCAGTTGTGATATTTCAATACCCAAACTTGGTAAAAACGTGATTTCCATTAACAATTCATCTTCTAACTGATATTGAATCGGGTGACTGTCGATTAAAACAAGGTCAAATATTTCTAACCCCCTTTCCATTAATCTTCTAGCTATTTCTACTGCAATAAGTCCACTTATACAATATCCAATAATTTGTATTTTTTTCTTGTTTAATCCAATAATTAAATTCACATATTCATCGGCTAGAATTTCAATCAAATTATCTGGATTCATTTCGCAATACCGTTTGCTATTCTTTATCGCTATTCCGGCAATCGTTCCTTTATTATCTAGTCTCATATATTCTATCAAGTATCGGAAACAATTCATTGTTCCAAATCCTGCATGCAATAATACCTGCAAAGTATCATTTTTATTCTCATGAAAAATATTAATTGTTCCGATTCCATCATTCTTTATATTTTGAACCAATTTTTTATCTGGCATACTATAATTTTCAATATACTGATAAAGGGATAGAACATCAGGATGGTTTAATAATTGGCGAAGTAACACATCAAAAGGTATTTCATTTTTCGTATAATTATTTCTTATCTTACTTGCCATTTGTGCCATTATCAATGAATCAACTCCATAATCATACAAATTATCTTGTAGTTGAATTTCAGAATTATGCAGTGCTTCCCTCCACATCAAAAGTAATTCATTTGCCGAATTATTATCAACACTCATTCCCTCCATGTGCTTTTGCATTTCTTCAATACTATAGTTCTCATCTATTCTTTTTCTATCTATCTTTCCATTAAACGTCAATGGAAATGAATCCCAAACTACTATTTTTTTTGGTATCATATATTGAGGTAAATGCATTTTTAAATATATCAATATATCCGCTTCAGAAGCATTACTTCCATTATGAAACACAACCGCTGCAACCAACAGTTTATTCTTGATTACTGACACAACCGCTTGATAAATCGGTTCATAATTGCATAATATTGATTCTATTTCACCTAGTTCTATCCTATAGCCATTTATTTTAACCTGCATATCTTCTCGGCCCAAGAATTCAATTTCTCCACCTAATAGATATCGCCCCTTATCTCCTGTTCTATAAAATCGTTCTCCTCCTTTAACAATAAATTTTTGAGCAGTTAAATCAGAGCTATTCATATATCCCTTGGCTAATCCTATGCCTCCTATAAACAAATCACCTTTGACACCGATAGGACAATCCCTCATATTTTCATCCCAAATATAAAGTGTTTGATTTGATAAAGGTTTTCCATATGGAATACTCTTCTTATATTGTTCATTTATATTACATTCATGATAGACAGACCAAATGGATGCTTCAGTAGCACCACCTAAACTTATTATTCTTGTATCCGGTAAAAATTCGTAAATTCGAGCAGGTAAATCAATGGGTATCCAATCACCGGATAGTAAAATATTTCTCAAGGAACTTATTCTTTTACATCCCTTAGCTTCTTCATTCACAAACAATATTTGCATCAGTGCAGGAACACTATTCCAAATTGTCACCCCATAATGATTTATTAATTCAGCCCACCTTTCAGGATTTACTGTATCATCATCAGGAATAACTAATGTTGCACCCGCAATTAAGCAACCAAACATATCATAAATCGATAAATCAAAATTCATTTTTGATATAGCAATAAAAACATCATTTTCCGTTATAGATAACCGTTCATTCATATCAAGAATGGTATTCATAACTGATTCATGACTAATTTCTACACCTTTGGGTTCACCTGTAGACCCTGATGTATATATTACATAAGCACTTTGTGTGTTTTCTAGCAATTTCGCTGATTCTATTATTTTTTGATCCCTGAATAATTCATCAACATAAACAACATCTTGTACTTCTATACTTTCAGTTAAAGGAATATCTAGCACAATTATGTGGATATTTGA
This Ruminococcus hominis DNA region includes the following protein-coding sequences:
- a CDS encoding ErpK protein — encoded protein: MARMRRSSEQTLEYKIEQAEAKVAKTKEAHEKAVDELKKLYDIRMAYQRDELLKAMKNSSRSYGEILTFITSGETSEDE
- a CDS encoding aspartate/glutamate racemase family protein, coding for MKKAGLIGGMSWESTVPYYKIINEVIGQQLGGLYSADCILHSINFYEIESTISKGNWDKSNELLANAAESLENAGADFIGICSNTMHKCLPAIKKKVNLPIVHIVDATVEEMKREGMSEGLLLGTRFTMEESFNKERFYKNGVNIIIPSLEERQLVHDIIFAELCRGIITNNSKEQYKKIIYKYCKGKETGVILGCTEIGLLIQQNFMDVPIFDTTQIHAKKIAMYMIE
- a CDS encoding cyclase family protein; the encoded protein is MELLSLLNELKQMKWIDLSHEFGENTPRWPGFESLRKEIKLEFGEYPVRAYQYSFPGQYGTHVDVPGHADVNGRTLEKIDIKECVLPLCVINCSDKVKMNSDYALSLDDIHDYEKIYGKIPKGAFVAMRSDWGKRWPSQEKFQNMDEYGEQHYPGWSLEAVKYLIEKRDVTAIGHETFDTDPPFCKEQRYFQAECYVLKQDRYQIEMLTNLDKIPERGAIIFCIFVKQTNGTGFPVRCFAICPNK
- a CDS encoding non-ribosomal peptide synthetase, giving the protein MESISKKIVDLEKKNIILKTDGLKLSYEAPKDKINKEILDFLKENKSEIIKLLLNDTTEKWNSMGIYESKSFPLTDTQAAYLMGREECFSYGNVGCHIYFEIEYSCLDFNQVQNVWNELLERHEMLRMEITADKKQIISEIVPKNIVTFWDTTNETEDQILSMVREKFGNKQYNIYKAPLFDVGVISREKKNDILFLSVEMMVADWTSIWLLVKEFEDIYFGKKTLPILNSSFRRYVDFLLAEKESVAFYRDLEFWKSKIERIPEAPCLPTVEQAYDSNRFKHFSHSLNRDSWEKVVAYSKKYGITPTVAVLQVYVQIIRMWSSNKDFSLNLTMMNRNNLHSDLENIVGDFTELCVLECFNLETDTFVESARILQKQLFDNLDHKAFSGIKVLRELNKEKGIDKALMPYVFTSAVGLVGKTLESNFVGRMNEFGVSQTPQVFIDCQVMDDLEGLRIFWDVREGIFPDGLVEDMFFLFGKQIDKMEKECFWTQEDIVELPEWQKQVRNSVNNTAVKRELYRIEEGIIYSCRNNPNKIALVDKERSFTYQETLEYAMVIKSELEKKNCKVGDYVGIMVNKSAFQVIAAIGILCTGAIFVPISSDLPSERKRKIIQNSNIHIIVLDIPLTESIEVQDVVYVDELFRDQKIIESAKLLENTQSAYVIYTSGSTGEPKGVEISHESVMNTILDMNERLSITENDVFIAISKMNFDLSIYDMFGCLIAGATLVIPDDDTVNPERWAELINHYGVTIWNSVPALMQILFVNEEAKGCKRISSLRNILLSGDWIPIDLPARIYEFLPDTRIISLGGATEASIWSVYHECNINEQYKKSIPYGKPLSNQTLYIWDENMRDCPIGVKGDLFIGGIGLAKGYMNSSDLTAQKFIVKGGERFYRTGDKGRYLLGGEIEFLGREDMQVKINGYRIELGEIESILCNYEPIYQAVVSVIKNKLLVAAVVFHNGSNASEADILIYLKMHLPQYMIPKKIVVWDSFPLTFNGKIDRKRIDENYSIEEMQKHMEGMSVDNNSANELLLMWREALHNSEIQLQDNLYDYGVDSLIMAQMASKIRNNYTKNEIPFDVLLRQLLNHPDVLSLYQYIENYSMPDKKLVQNIKNDGIGTINIFHENKNDTLQVLLHAGFGTMNCFRYLIEYMRLDNKGTIAGIAIKNSKRYCEMNPDNLIEILADEYVNLIIGLNKKKIQIIGYCISGLIAVEIARRLMERGLEIFDLVLIDSHPIQYQLEDELLMEITFLPSLGIEISQLGLGEISNEELYKAVLYLYNEFKKEIPSRSIQYLPDEYINLKKILLKLDCMEKRQRFELYSKMALEKAENQFPVDMCIDLFAAYKQSFKAAQFVPEVYAGNIRFLLAEESTSFIPDNDEETLAFWKNTCLDDMSVEMIKGNHITCTENKENACTLCKKITKCFQD